A single genomic interval of Ramlibacter sp. harbors:
- a CDS encoding ABC transporter substrate-binding protein: MTSFKSLGQRAALALALWAGGQAAVAAPADITIGQVAPLSGVLASTGRQMVVGGRIYFDWVNAQGGVHGARIRQLVEDDGYKVDETVRLARDMLARPDVVALYGFAGTANVGKLLTDGVLEDGGAPLVAPYTGGETLRSPFNPWIFHVRAGYADEAEHMVQQVTTLGMKRVAVMYQDDGFGKAGLIGVEAALAKRGLKLAAAAGYERNTDKVDEAVAKIKASDAQAIIMISINKPTAAFIKRYRESGGGAQLYNISVVDPAELVRLAGLRNAHGLGISQVVPYPYMPNLPVIREYQKLLAKYAPQEHVNYTSFEQFLGAKVLVEALRRAGPRPTRARVARALESMGAFDLGGITVSYSPENRIGSHYVEVTVIGSTGKLLK, translated from the coding sequence ATGACATCGTTCAAGTCGTTGGGACAACGCGCCGCACTGGCGCTGGCATTGTGGGCCGGGGGGCAGGCCGCGGTCGCGGCGCCGGCCGACATCACCATTGGGCAGGTGGCGCCGCTGTCGGGCGTGCTGGCCAGCACGGGCCGCCAGATGGTGGTGGGGGGCAGGATCTACTTCGACTGGGTCAACGCGCAGGGCGGCGTTCATGGCGCCAGGATCCGCCAGCTCGTCGAGGACGATGGCTACAAGGTCGACGAAACGGTGCGCCTGGCGCGCGACATGCTGGCGCGCCCCGACGTGGTGGCGCTGTACGGCTTTGCCGGCACCGCCAATGTGGGCAAGCTGCTGACCGACGGCGTGCTGGAAGACGGCGGAGCGCCGCTGGTTGCGCCCTACACCGGTGGCGAGACGCTGCGCTCGCCGTTCAACCCCTGGATCTTCCATGTGCGGGCCGGCTATGCCGACGAGGCCGAGCACATGGTGCAGCAGGTCACCACGCTGGGCATGAAGCGGGTGGCCGTGATGTACCAGGACGACGGCTTCGGCAAGGCCGGCCTGATTGGCGTGGAGGCCGCCCTGGCCAAGCGCGGACTCAAGCTCGCGGCGGCGGCGGGCTACGAGCGCAACACCGACAAGGTGGACGAGGCGGTGGCGAAGATCAAGGCCTCGGACGCGCAGGCCATCATCATGATCTCGATCAACAAGCCGACGGCGGCCTTCATCAAGCGCTACCGCGAGTCGGGTGGCGGCGCGCAGCTGTACAACATCTCGGTGGTCGACCCGGCCGAACTGGTCCGCCTGGCGGGCCTGAGGAACGCGCACGGCCTGGGCATCAGCCAGGTGGTGCCGTACCCGTACATGCCCAACCTGCCGGTGATCCGTGAATACCAGAAGCTGCTGGCCAAATATGCGCCGCAGGAGCATGTGAACTACACCAGCTTCGAGCAGTTCCTGGGGGCCAAGGTGCTGGTCGAGGCGCTGCGCCGGGCCGGACCCAGGCCCACGCGCGCCAGGGTGGCCCGGGCCCTGGAGTCCATGGGCGCGTTCGACCTGGGCGGCATCACGGTCAGCTACTCTCCCGAGAACCGCATCGGCTCGCACTACGTCGAGGTCACGGTGATCGGCAGCACGGGCAAGCTTCTGAAATAG
- a CDS encoding D-(-)-3-hydroxybutyrate oligomer hydrolase codes for MTHSLRLLPSLLALAALASCGGSTNLSPNVKPAYLGDIRQATYDGNSDDLLTAGLGKTGLAAAVAPSFADPLKPTAAELRRLAIYTNYRAILDMTTAGGYGTLYGPNVDAAGNVTAGEGKVAGTEFIAFADDGTGQKNVTLMVQVPAGFDKSRPCIITATASGSRGVYGGISTGEWGLKRGCAVAYADKGTGGAPHDLQNNTVPLIDGTRAGATAAGKSAAFNAGLSAADLAAFNTATPNRFAFKHAHSGQNPEKDWGRHTLQAVEFAYYVLNEQFGEKDGTGQRYVLLKPSNTIVIASSISNGGGAALAAAELDTQGLINGVAVSEPAVELPANPGVSVRRGSATVAVIGKTLIDFTTQANLFQSCASLAPSLAATPYAAAYAAGFAGAAFPVAPNRCASLKAQGLLTATTTATQAEEALQKLLAYGWEPESSDLHASLSAFEVAPAVAVTFANALSRASVKDSLCGFSFAATAATGGVVPLADAAVAPLFATGNGVPPTGGINLVNNKGLFGAARDFLSFNAAGVADWNLAGALCLRNLVTGTDAAALKLQAGVDETRRNGNLRGKPALIVHGRSDALLPVNHTSRPYTALNKVVEGSASRLSYIEVTNAQHFDSFIGLPTVLPGYDTRYVPLHVYLNRALDAMYDHLSAGKALPPSQVVRTTPRGGTPGAAPAIAAANVPAIAATPAAANAIGFSGTTLSVPD; via the coding sequence ATGACGCATTCCCTCCGGCTGCTGCCCTCACTGCTGGCGCTGGCCGCGCTCGCGAGCTGCGGCGGCTCCACCAACCTGTCGCCCAATGTCAAGCCGGCCTACCTGGGCGACATCCGCCAGGCCACCTATGACGGCAACAGCGACGACCTGCTCACCGCGGGCCTGGGCAAGACCGGCCTGGCCGCGGCCGTGGCCCCCAGCTTCGCCGACCCGCTCAAGCCCACGGCGGCGGAACTGCGCCGCCTGGCCATCTACACCAACTACCGCGCCATCCTGGACATGACCACGGCCGGCGGCTACGGCACGCTGTACGGGCCCAACGTGGACGCGGCCGGCAACGTCACCGCTGGCGAGGGCAAGGTGGCCGGCACCGAATTCATCGCGTTCGCCGACGATGGCACGGGCCAGAAGAATGTGACCCTGATGGTCCAGGTGCCCGCGGGCTTTGACAAGTCGCGGCCCTGCATCATCACCGCCACGGCGTCCGGTTCACGGGGCGTGTACGGCGGCATCTCCACCGGCGAGTGGGGGCTCAAGCGCGGCTGCGCCGTGGCCTATGCCGACAAGGGCACGGGCGGTGCGCCGCACGACCTGCAGAACAACACCGTGCCGCTGATCGACGGCACGCGCGCCGGCGCCACCGCGGCGGGCAAGTCGGCGGCCTTCAACGCCGGCCTGTCAGCGGCCGACCTGGCGGCCTTCAACACCGCCACGCCGAACCGCTTTGCCTTCAAGCATGCGCATTCGGGCCAGAACCCCGAGAAGGACTGGGGCCGCCACACGCTGCAGGCGGTGGAGTTTGCCTACTACGTGCTCAACGAGCAGTTTGGCGAGAAGGACGGCACGGGCCAGCGCTATGTGTTGCTCAAGCCGTCCAACACCATCGTGATCGCCTCGAGCATCTCCAATGGCGGAGGTGCGGCCCTTGCCGCGGCCGAGCTCGACACCCAGGGCCTGATCAACGGCGTCGCCGTGTCCGAGCCAGCGGTGGAACTGCCGGCCAACCCGGGCGTCAGCGTGCGCCGGGGCAGCGCCACGGTGGCGGTCATTGGCAAGACGCTGATCGACTTCACCACCCAGGCCAACCTGTTCCAGTCCTGCGCCTCGCTGGCGCCCTCGCTGGCGGCCACGCCCTATGCCGCGGCCTACGCGGCCGGCTTTGCCGGCGCGGCCTTCCCGGTCGCGCCCAACCGCTGCGCCTCGCTCAAGGCCCAGGGCCTGCTGACCGCCACCACCACGGCGACCCAGGCCGAGGAGGCACTGCAAAAGCTGCTGGCCTACGGCTGGGAGCCCGAGTCGTCGGACCTGCACGCCTCGCTGTCTGCCTTTGAAGTGGCGCCCGCCGTGGCCGTCACCTTCGCCAACGCGCTCTCGCGCGCCAGCGTCAAGGACAGCCTGTGCGGCTTCAGCTTCGCGGCCACGGCCGCCACCGGCGGCGTGGTTCCGCTGGCCGATGCCGCGGTGGCCCCGCTGTTTGCCACGGGCAACGGCGTGCCGCCCACCGGCGGCATCAACCTGGTCAACAACAAGGGCCTGTTCGGCGCGGCGCGCGACTTCCTGTCGTTCAACGCAGCCGGCGTGGCCGACTGGAACCTGGCCGGCGCGCTGTGCTTGCGCAACCTCGTGACCGGCACCGATGCGGCCGCGCTCAAGCTGCAGGCGGGCGTGGACGAGACCCGGCGCAACGGCAACCTGCGCGGCAAGCCCGCGCTGATCGTGCATGGCCGCTCCGACGCGCTGCTGCCGGTCAACCACACCTCGCGGCCCTACACCGCGCTCAACAAGGTCGTTGAAGGCAGCGCCAGCCGGCTCAGCTACATCGAGGTCACCAATGCGCAGCACTTTGACAGCTTCATTGGCCTGCCCACCGTGCTGCCGGGCTATGACACGCGCTACGTGCCGCTGCATGTCTACCTGAACCGCGCGCTGGACGCGATGTACGACCACCTGAGCGCCGGCAAGGCCCTGCCGCCAAGCCAGGTGGTGCGCACCACGCCGCGTGGCGGCACACCGGGCGCCGCGCCGGCGATTGCGGCCGCCAACGTGCCGGCCATTGCCGCCACGCCGGCCGCGGCCAACGCCATCGGATTCTCGGGCACCACGCTCAGCGTGCCGGACTGA
- a CDS encoding branched-chain amino acid ABC transporter permease: protein MLNRLLSADLPRSRVLAVLLMGLVLALALAPFIFPGVKALNIAAKVLIFVVLVASFDLLLGYTGIVSFAHTMFFGIGAYGVAIASTRMGADWLALFTGVGAALLVSLVLSLAVGLFSLRVRAIFFAMITLAVASAFQTLASQLSQITGGEDGLSFKVPELLRPGTEFLESPFLGVDVDGRLLTYYLLFAVAVLAVLALLRIVNSPFGRVLQAIRENEFRAEAIGYRVVVYRTTSSILSALFATLAGAMLAVWLRYNGPDTSLSFEIMLDVLLIVVIGGMGTVYGAVIGSVLFVVAQGYLQDLLRLASQAAAGAPWLANLLSPDRWLLWLGLLFVLSVYYFPTGVVGRLRARNTRTLP from the coding sequence ATGCTGAACCGACTGCTTTCCGCAGACCTGCCGCGCAGCCGCGTGCTGGCGGTGTTGCTGATGGGCCTGGTGCTGGCGCTCGCGCTGGCGCCCTTCATCTTTCCGGGCGTCAAGGCGCTGAACATCGCGGCCAAGGTGCTGATCTTCGTGGTGCTGGTGGCCAGCTTTGACCTGCTGCTGGGCTACACCGGCATCGTGAGCTTTGCCCACACCATGTTCTTCGGCATTGGTGCCTATGGCGTGGCCATTGCCTCCACCCGCATGGGGGCGGACTGGCTGGCGCTGTTCACCGGCGTGGGCGCGGCCCTGCTGGTGTCGCTGGTGCTGTCGCTGGCGGTGGGGCTGTTCTCGCTGCGCGTGCGGGCGATCTTCTTCGCCATGATTACGCTGGCGGTGGCCTCGGCGTTCCAGACGCTGGCGTCGCAGCTCTCGCAGATCACGGGCGGCGAGGACGGGCTGAGCTTCAAGGTGCCCGAGCTGCTGCGCCCGGGCACGGAGTTCCTGGAGTCGCCGTTCCTGGGCGTGGACGTGGACGGGCGCCTGCTGACCTACTACCTGCTGTTCGCGGTGGCGGTGCTCGCGGTGCTGGCGCTGCTGCGCATCGTCAACTCGCCCTTTGGCCGCGTGCTGCAGGCCATCCGCGAGAACGAGTTCCGCGCCGAGGCCATCGGCTACCGCGTGGTGGTCTACCGCACCACCTCCAGCATCCTCTCGGCGCTGTTCGCCACGCTGGCCGGGGCCATGCTCGCGGTCTGGCTGCGCTACAACGGGCCCGACACCTCGCTGTCGTTCGAAATCATGCTGGACGTGCTGCTGATCGTGGTGATCGGTGGCATGGGCACGGTCTATGGCGCGGTCATCGGCTCGGTGCTGTTCGTGGTGGCCCAGGGCTACCTGCAGGACCTGCTGCGCCTGGCCAGCCAGGCCGCCGCCGGGGCGCCGTGGCTGGCCAACCTGCTGTCGCCGGACCGCTGGCTGCTGTGGCTGGGCCTGCTGTTCGTGCTCTCGGTCTATTACTTCCCAACGGGCGTGGTCGGACGGCTGCGCGCCCGCAACACAAGGACTCTCCCATGA